ATGTGCTCGCACGCGGCACGGAGCTGTTGAGCCTCGTCTCGCATACGCACAAGCGAGGCGAGCGGTTCACTATGACTCTCAAGAGCACCGGAGAACTCTTGTACGACAACCCGTTCTGGGACGATCCGGTCTTCGTCAACTACGACCCGGCGCGGGTGTTCGATTCCGAGGACCCCGACGACCGCACGATCATCTACTGCGCGGTCTACAACAATGGTGTCGCGCCGGACGGTTCGCCCGACGTGGGCAGCGTCACGCGTCTTTCGCGCAAGCCGGCCCGTTCGAGTTGTCGCCCCGTGGCCTGTGCCGAGGGGTTGGTCGGCGAGCCCTGCGCCGGCGTGAACGACGACGCAGCATGCGACACGTCACCCGGCGCGGGCGACGGCATGTGTGACGCGTGCTCGATCTCGGGAGGTCTGACCAGTGACGACGAGATGTTCATCCTGTTGGGATCGACGCTCGAGGTCGTAGGGTAGCCCAAGGTTAATTCGCAATCGTTTTGGGCCGGTCACCCGCCGGGTGGTGGTCGCCGACATCCGGATGATCGAGCAAGAAGCCGGGTGCTCGGGGCACATCGGGAGTGTGCGCGTATCGACAAAAAAGGGGCGTGGCCACCCGGCCACGCCCCTTTTTTCGTCCGAATCGGAATCTAGAAGATCGCGTGTCGCTACAGGAATGCGCCGCTCGAGGAAGCGCAACGGATGACGCCGACCTTGCTCTTGGGCAGGGCCGCGCCTTTGATCTTCGGAACGAAGGCCATGCTTAGGCCGTCATGCGAGACGGCGAGGAGCTTGCCGTAGAAGGCGCCGACCGCGTAGGGCGGTGTCGGTGGGGCATCGTTCTTGGTGACGACGCTGGTCGACGTGGCGGGCGGGTCGAGGCGGACGATCGCCGCTTTGGGCCCACTGCGCTTGAACTTGGCCTTCACGAAAACCTTGGAGCCGTTCGCGAGGCCGATGTCGCTGAACTTGCGGTACGAGCCACCGGCTTCCACCGATAAATCGCCCTGGATGACGACGGCCGCGAGGTGATGCCGCCCCACAGGAAGACCGCTTCAAAGGAGATTACGCTCGACAGCTTCGTGTGGAAGAGGACTTCGCCTCCGGCGTTGGCCTGGGGGCCGAGCTTGAAGGAGGCGTAGGTCGTGCCGCGGATCGGAGTTGTGTCGCCGACGAGGACCGCGGTGACGGCAGGGCCGACGCCGGGAATGCCCTACGTAAACACGCCGTCCGACCCACCCACAACGGTTGCGAGGAACGCAACGGTGCCGATCGAGCTGGCTTCGGAAATCTTCAGGAACTCGTCGTACACGCCGCCCGCGGCTGCCGGCTGGCTCATCGCGGCGACGGCAGCGAGGACATAGGAACAGGACAGTCTACCGTTTCATGGTGGGTTTGCCCTCCTCGAGGCACTTCTGTGCGCGGGTGCGCGGGTTGGGGACATGCGATCGCGACCACCACCCCATAGGCCAAATCCAGAGGCAATGCATTTCTCGTTGCATCTTTGGGGCATTTCCGGCGGTGGGGCTCCGGTTGAGACCACCTCGTGCAGCGTGTTCTATAGGTGAATGGAGTTTAATCTAGCCGATCTTTTCGAGCACGCCGTCGACCACTTCGGAGACCGCGAATACCTACTGGCCGGGGGCAAGCGGCGCACGTACCGCGAGATGGAGGAGAGGGCGAACCGCCTGGCCCACCACCTCGCCGGCCAGGGCATCGGGAAGGACGACCACGTCGGGATCTACGCTTACAACTGCGTGGAATGGGTAGAAGCCCTGTGGGCCGTCTTCAAGATCCGCGCGGTCTGGATCAACATTAATTATCGCTATGTCGAAGACGAGCTTCGCTACCTCTTCGACAACGCCGATCTCAAGGCTCTGGTGTTCGCTCGGGAGTTCGCGCCACGGGTCGCGGGCGTCCGGGACTCCATGCCGCTGTTGCGACACATTGTCATGCTCGAGGACGGCTCGGGAGTAGATGCGTCGGGGCTCGATCCGGTCGACTACGAGACCGCTCTCGCGCAGGGAGCTCCGGAGCGTGATTTCGGCCCGCGCTCGGGCCAGGACCGGTACATTCTGTACACCGGCGGGACGACCGGCATGCCCAAGGGCGTCGTCTGGCAGCACGAGGACGTCTTCATGGCGCTAGGCGGAGGCATCGATCCGATGTCCGGCGAGCGCGCGACCCGCCCCGAGCAGATGGTGGAACGCGGCAAGGCGATGGGGATGTCGATCGCGTTCCTGCCGATCGCACCTCTCATGCACGGCGCGACGCAGTGGGCGGTGATTGGGCAGAGCTTTACGGGCAACAAGGTCGTCTTGATGGCGAAGTTCGAGGCGCCCGAGGTCTGGCGTCTCGTCCAAGAGGAGAAGCTCAACTCGATCATGATCACCGGCGATGCGATGGGCCGACCGTTGATCGAGGACCTGCAGGCCGCCAGCTCCGGCCGCGATGTCTCCTCGCTGTTCACGCTGTCGTCGAGCGCTGCGACGTTCTCGCCGACGGTGAAGGACGCGTTCTTCGAGAAGTTCCCGAATCTCATGATGATCGACGCGATTGGTTCGTCGGAGACCGGCAACACCGGCATGGTGACGGTGCAGCCCGGCCACACGGAGATGAAGGGCGGTCCGACCGTCAAGAAGCTCGGCGCGACCGTGGTGCTCGACGAGGACGGCAAGGTGCTCCCGCCGGGAACCGGCCAGATCGGCAAGCTCGCGCGCGGCGGCGACATCCCGCTGGAGTACTACAAGGATCCGGTGAAATCGGCCGAGACGTTCGTCACGTACGACGGGGTCCGCTATTCGATCCCCGGCGACTACGCGACAATCGAGGCTGACGGCAGCATCACGTTGATCGGCCGTGGCTCGGTTTCGATCAACTCCGGTGGAGAGAAGATCTTCCCGGAGGAGGTGGAGGCCGCCGTAAAGTCGCATCCGGACGTGTTCGACTGCACGGTCGTCGGCGTGCCCGACGAACGGTTCGGGCAGCGGGTGTGTGCGGTCGTTCAGTTGCGCGAAGGACGGTCTCCGACGCTCGAGTCCGTCCAGGAGCAGTGCCGCACGAAGATCGCCGGGTATAAGGTGCCTCGCGAGATGCACGCAGTTGATGAGGTGGTGCGATCGCCGAGCGGCAAGCCCGACTACCGGTGGGCGAAGGAAGCGGCCCTGCAAGCGCGCGGCGACTCGGCGTAACGCCGATGTGCGGCCGGTTCACGTTGACCTCGCCGGCGCAGGTGATCGCCGAGATCTTCGGCGTCGACCCGCCCGACGGGTTCGAGGCGCGGTACAACATCTGCCCGAGTCAGGCCGTCGTGGCGATTCGCCAAACGACTGACGAGGCACAGCGGGCCATGGCCTTCCTGCACTGGGGGCTCGTGCCTCACTGGATGAAGCAGCCGCCGAAGGACGCGCGGATGATCAACGCGCGCTCGGAGACGGCGGCCGAGAAGCCCGCCTTTCGTGACTCATTCAAGTCGAAGCGCTGCCTGATTCCCGCCGACGGCTTCTTCGAGTGGCGCAAGGAGTCGGACGGCAAGCAGCCGTATCTCATCCGGCTGAAGAGCGAAGAGCCGTTCGCGATCGCCGGTCTTTGGGCGGCGTGGCGTAGCGACGACGGGCCCCGACTCGAGTCGTGCGCGTTGCTGACGACGAGCCCGAACGAGTTGATGGAACCGATCCACGACCGCATGCCGGTGATCCTGCCGCGCGACAGCTGGGAACTCTGGCTGGACCCGACCATCACAGACGCCGCCAAGCTAAAGCCGCTGCTGAAGCCGGCGGACGCAGACGTGATGGAGGCCTTCCCGGTGAGCAAGCACGTGAACAGCCCGCGCAATGACGACGCCAAGTGCCTCGTGCACGAGGCGCCTCTCACCCTTTTCGATCTCTGAGGAACTCGACGATGGCATCGAACGATCTTCTCGCCGGCGTGCAGCGCCGTACGGTGGAAACGAATGGCATCCGCATGGCGTTCATGGAGCAGGGCACGGGCCCGGCCGTCGTTCTCTGTCACGGCTTTCCGGAGCTCGGCTACTCCTGGCGCCATCAGATGGCCGCCGTCGCCGACGCCGGCTTTCGCGTGATCGCTCCGGATCTCCGCGGCTACGGAGGCACCGATCGCCCCGAACCGGTCGCCGACTACGACATCGTGCACTTGAATGGAGACCTCGTAGGTCTCCTGGATGCGCTCGAGATCGATCAGGCGATCTTCGTCGGCCACGATTGGGGCGGCAACCTGGTCTGGGAGATGCCGAAGATGCATCGGGACCGGACCGCCGGGGTCATCGGGGTGAATACGCCCGCGCTCGCGCGCGCACCGGTCGAGCCGACCACCATCTTCAAGATGATGTTCGGCGACAACTTCTACATCCTACACTTCCAGCAGCCGGGCATCGCCGATGCGGGTCTCGCGAAGGACGTGCGCCGCACGTTCCGGAAGTTGATGCGCAGCGGCGTTCCCCTCGAGCAATACGCGAGCTCCACGTTCCGCGAGGACGGTAAGATGCGCAACATGGTCGACGCCGTCGAAGGCGATCAGGAGGTCGGCGAGCTGATCGTTTCGGAAGAAGAGCTCGGCGTCTACGTCGACACGTTTGAACGGACAGGCTTCACCGGCGGCATCAACTGGTACCGAAATTTCGATCGCAACTGGGAGCTCAGTGCCGCGTGGGCCGACAACCCGATCGACGTTCCGTCGCTGATGGTCACCGCCGAGCTGGATCCGGCGCTGCGCCCTGAACTCGCCGAGCCGATGAAGGAGTTCGTGCCCGATCTCGAGACCGTACAGATCGGCGGCTCGGGCCACTGGACGCAGCAGGAGAAGCCCGACGAACTCAATCGCTTGATGGTCGACTGGCTTCGGCGTCGGTTCGGCTAGCGCCTTCGAACCGTTCCGCGGACGCCGCCTGGAGCGTAACCGCGGCCGTGGTGCCCGGCCCCGAGCGGGATGAGAACGCGAGCTTGCCACCGCTCGCCTCGATCGCATGTCGGGCGATTGCGATTCCGAGCCCACACGAACGTTGCTCCGCCGACGGCGGCAGGCCGCGGCCATTGTCTGCGATGGTCAGCGTGCATTCGTCGCCGAGGCACCACCCCCGAACCGCGATGTCGGGCGCGACGCCGTGGCGCCGGTGCCGAATCGAGTTCTGGACGAGGTTTCGCAGAGCGATGCGAAGCTGCGCGGGATCACCGAGGACCTCGGGGAGGGCCCCGAGGATCCGAAACGCTCCGCCGCAGAGTTCGAGCTCGAGGGTGACGTCGGTCCGGGCGGCCTCGATCAGGTTGCGGAGCGCGATGGCGCGCCGGGGAGTGGGCCTGCGCGCGACTAGGCCGGGGAGGGCGCCGAGGAGTTCGTCCGCCTTCGACAAGCTCTGCCGCGCGATCTCCAGATAGCGATCGCAGGTGCCCGTGCCATGCGGGTCCATCCGTCGCGCGAGCTCGTGCATGGCCGCGCCGGCCGTCGCGAGGGGCCCGCGCAGGTCGTGACAGATCGCGAGGCAGAACCCTTCGGCGGATTCGACTGTGGAACGAGACGCTGGTGCCCGGTCGGGAATAGCCATAGTGCACCCTGTTCTCCGTTGCCGGGCGGTGCGAGCGGGCTCCGCGGATCTATGCCGCCGGCGCAGTGGGTGATGTGTCGGGAGCCAGTTCCCGCAAGACGATCTCGAGCCAATCGAGTTCGGCGGCGAGAATCTCTCGCGCGGCGCGCGGGGCCGTGTTTCCTCTTGCCGCCTCCGAAGTCCTTTGCTCGATCGACCGCAGCAAGGCTTCGCACCGCCGCCGCTGCACGCCGATGGCCTCGCGAACGAGATTCGGTTCCGCGAACCGATGCGCGACAGCCAACTGAGCGATCCAGTCGTCGAATCCGAGGCCGTCGTTCGGGCGCTCGCTTTCGGGATGCGTTCGCCACACCTCGAGTGCGGCGCGGCCGTGGTTCGAGATCTCATAGAACTTCCGCGACTCCCCCGCGGTCGCCCCGCAGAAGGAGTCGGCGAGGCCGTCGCGGTCGAGGCGGTCGAGAGTAGCGTAGACCTGCCCCTGGTTCATGGGCCAGAAGGATCCGATGCGTTCGGACAGCACGGCGCGGATGGCGTACCCGTGGAGCGGGCCGTCGGTGAGAATCTCGAGGACTGCGTACTTGAGTGCCATCCTCGCTCTTTGCGCGGTCCCGCCGGCCGCCGCAATGGCCGCGCGGGCATGATCTCGTCCGTCGGGGGCCGGGCTTTACTTGGACGCCCGAGGCTTGCACGCTTTCTGTCTCGTGAGCCAGCTGGGCGCCCATCTCAGGCGCTTTCTTCCGATGCCGATGCCGATGCCATCGCGCCACTCGAGCACGCGTTCGCGGTTCGCGGCCGCGCGCTCGGGGTGCAGGTGGGACACGTCGGTCTTCTCCTCGGGGTCGGCCTTCGTGTCGAAGAGCATCTGGCGGTTCAGCATTCCGCCCCAGGGGATGTAGTACCAATCCCCTTCCCGCAGGTAGTACGCGTCGCCCTTGTAGTGCGTGTACGGATTCGGTTTGCGGTCGTCGCCGAGGACGAACTGTCCGCCGGAAGGTGGCCGGGCCAGCTGAAGACAAGCGGGGTTCGGAACCCCAGCTCGTGCATCGAAGACTTCCCGCGCCGCCCGCCGAGGTGCACGGGCACTGCTTGATCGTGTGGCTGAGCCCACCCGTTGTCGGAGAGGTAGACGATGAGAGTGTTCTTGCGGAGGTTCTCGTCGTCGAAAAAATCCAAGAGCCGGCCGACGACGGCGTCTTCCCACGTGCAGTTCGCATAAGAGCAGCGAGCTCCCTCGACGGCGTCTCTGGCTCGGTAGCGATTGTAATACGCCGGTGGCGCGTTGTGGGGCGTGTGGGGGAGCTGCGGCGCGAACCACAAGGACAACGGCCCGTCGCGATGCGCCCCCAAGAACTCGAAGGCGGGATCGAGCGTCCGGCGCCCGATCCCGCGGCCCGCGGTGGTCGTCGCCGAGCATCACGACGATGTTGGGACGATCGGTCGCTTGGGGACTGTCTCCCCATACGTCACCGCGGTAAAGAGAGTGGGGACGAGCCCGGTGAGGTATGCGGCAGAGGAGCTTCGGTGTTCCAGAGAATCTGCGCGAATGGGGCTGCGATCCCCGCCAGTAAGCCGAGGTACTTGAAGCCGGCGAGGATCCCGATCGTGAAGACGATCGACACCGTGAGCCACCGTTTCGGGTGGGGGCTCCGGAGCATCCCGGGCAGGAGCGCGTAGTTGATCCCGATTTCTGCGAGAAGGAGGAGCAGGTACGGCGCAAGCCGCAGGAAGTACAAGAGAAGGCTCGTCAGCAGCGGTCCTGCTTACCGCGAACGGGAGCCGCACCTGCTGCAGGCCCCGCTACGTGTCGAAGAGGCCGGCCTCGATCAGTGCGTGCGAGGTGACGATTTCGTCAGCGGAGATCCCGACCGCGTGCAGCGGAAGCGCGAGCATGTGGCGAAGCCCCCCCCCCCGTGATCGCTTTGCCCGCCGTTGGCATGGAGAGTGAGTCTCCGAGGTACACCAGCCTCGGCGGGCCTAAGTACTTGAGTTGTTTTGCAATGTGCCGGGTGACGGACGACTGCACGTCCCGCGCGACCCTGGTTCTTTGGCTGGCGGCGACTTCGCTTGCGTCGAGGACCGACAGGAGGAGCTAGCCCGTCCCGAGAAAGCCGCCGGTGGCGCAGAGGGGCCCGACGAAGAATCGACCGATTTCACCAGTCGGTGCGCTCCAGGCGTGAGGCTGGTGCTGTGAGGAAGAAGACAAAGGAAGAGGACAGAGTGCAGTTCCGGCTGCGTTCCTGCCAACGCACGGGCGGCCCGCTGACGTTTTGCACTCGACGCGGGCTCGGGTGGGGATTACATAGGCGGCTTACCAAGGAGCCAGCACATGCCCCAACGTCGCATTTATCTCGTTCGCCATGGAGTCGCCGAGGATTACTCGGACAGTGGCCGGGATTTCGATCGCCGCTTGACTACCGAAGGTCACGATAAGATGGCGCGTGTTGCGCGTGGCCTCGCCGAGCTCGAAGTGAGCGTCGATCTGCTGGTGTCCAGTCCGCTCATTCGTGCGATCGAGACGGCTGATGGGCTGGCGGCAGAGTTCTCCGGCGCGCGTCGCGAGGTTTGGGACGAGCTTGCTTGTGGGGTCGACGAGATCGCCTTCACGGCGCGTCTCGCCGAAGTCGATCCTGGTGCGAACGTGATGCTCGTCGGGCACGAGCCCGACATCGGCGAACTGCTGGCCTACTGGTTGACGGGTCGGATGGGCGGGTTCTACACGCGCGTTCGGAAGGGAAGCGTGAGCTGCCTGCAGGCGGGCTCGCTGCCCCCTGACGGCGCCGCGACGTTCGAGTGGATGATGACGGCCAAGCAGCTGGGCGCGATCGCCCGCTGACCGTCAGAGGACTTGCGGCGGATCGAAGAGAACCAGCCTCTTCGCGAGAGTTTCTTCAAGGCGGCCGAGGAAGTAGTCGCGGGGCACTTCCTGCGCGCCCATCCGCTGCATGTGCGGTGTGATGACCTGGATGTCGATCCAGTCGAGGCCGCGGCTGTAGACGTGATCAAGCAGGTGGAGCAGCGCGAGGTGCGACGCATCCGGCTCCGTGTGGAACATGCTCTCGCCGCAGAACGCTCCGCCGGGGTCGATACCGTACAAGCCTCCGACCAGAACGCCATCGCGCCACGCCTCGACGCTGTGCGCGAATCCGAGGCGGTGCATTTCCTCGTAGGCGGCGAGCATCTCGTCGGTGATCCAGGTTCCCGCCTGGTCGGCCCGTGGAATCTCCGCGCACGCGCGGATGACGGTTCCGAAGGCCCGGTCGATCGTGAATTCGAGGCCGCTCTTGCGGCGCGCCCGTGCGAGGTTTCGTCCGACGTGCAGGTCGGGGAGTTCCAGGACGGCTCGCTCCCGGGGGCAGTACCAGAGCAAGGGGAGGCCGTCGCCGGGCCAGGGGAAGACACCGCGCCTGTACGCCGAGAGCAGTGTCTCGGGTCGGAGATTGCCGCCAACGGCGACAATATCGTCGAGCTCGGTGGACATCTGCCGGTGGCATAGCAAACGAATCACCGTCGTCATCAGTCGGCTCGACACTGCGCGCACCGCATAGGAGGATCACCTCATGCGATTCCGGATCCTTCTCGGCATCGGCCTCTGTATGGGCGTTGCCACGACGGTGTGGGCGGCGCGTCCGGGAGAGGCAGAGAAGCCCCCACCTCTCGAGGTTCGAGCCGCGGGGCTAGAGCTGCCCAGGGGCTTCCGGGCGTCGGTGTTCGCGCAGGGCGTCGGCCCGGCACGTCACCTTGTGGTTCGCGACAATGGCGACGTCTATGTGGCGCTCCGCGAAGCATTGGACGGCGGCGGCGTGGTGGGTCTCCGCGACACGGACGGTGATGGCGTCGCAGACCGGGAGGTGCGCTTTGGCGATACCGGCGGGACCGGCGTCACGATCGGCGAGCCCTACCTCTACTTCTCCTCCGATGTGGAGGTCTCCCGGGTACGCCTCGCGCCGGAGAAGCTCGGTCCGGCCGGAGCCGTCGAGACCGTGGTGTCCGACTTCCCCGATCAGAACGGTCACCGCGCGAAGTCCATTGCGCTCGACGGCGACGGACGGCTTTACGTGAACGTCGGCGCTCCGTCGAACGGCTGCATGGAGAAGCGACGGACCAAGGGTTCGCCGGGGCAGCCCGACTGCCCGCAACTCGGTCGGCACGCCGGTGTGTGGCAGTTCCCCGCGGGGAAGGTCGGCATGACGCAAACGGCTGACGGCCGCCGCTTCGCCACCGGCCTACGCAACTCCGTGGCGCTAACTTGGAGCCCGGGTGCGAAGGCGGTCGTCGTGGTCATGCATGGACGCGACCAGCTGCGGCAATTCTGGCCGAAGCTGTACACGCCCGAGCAGAGTGCGAACTTGCCGGCAGAAGAGCTGCACGTCCTCGCGGACGGTTCCAACGCCGGGTGGCCGTTCACCTACTGGGATCCACAGCGCGGTGCGCGCATGGTGGCACCCGAGTACGGCGGCGACGGAGAGAAACGGGCGCCGGCCGAGACGTACTCGGCTCCGGCGGTGGCTCTGCCGGCGCATTGGGGACCCAACGCGATCACCTTCTACGGCGGAGACCGGTTCCCCGAGCGCTACCGAGGCGGCGCGTTCATCGCCTTCCACGGTTCTTGGAACCGAACCCCGTTGCCGCAGGCGGGCTACAACGTGGTGTTCGTGCCGTTCGACGGTGCGAAGCCGAGCGGGGGCTGGGAGGTGTTCGCCCAGGGCTTCGCCGAAAATGCCGACGTAAAGCACCCGCCCGACGCGGCCTACCGTCCGACCGGGATCGCCCAGGCGGCCGATGGATCGCTCTACATCGCCGATTCACGCAGCGGGCGGATTTGGCGCATCACCTACGAGGGATCATGAAGCCTGTTCGAATTCTCGTCGTCGGCGCGGGGGATCGCGGTTCGCTGTATGCCCGCTGGGCAATCGGCAACCCCGAGCGTGCGCAGGTCGTCGGCATCGCCGAGCCCGTCGAAGCGCGCAGGCGGAAACTCGCGGCGGAGCTCGGTGTACCGGAGGAGAACCAGTTCGCGGATTGGCGCGAGGCGGTCGCGCGTGAGCGCTTCGCCGATGCTGCGATCGTCGCCACGCTGGACGACCAGCACGAGGAGCCGGCCATTGCGCTCGCGGAGCAGGGGTACCACCTCCTGCTCGAGAAGCCGATGGCGCCCACGGAGGCGGAGTGCGAGCGAATCGTCGATGCGGTGAAGCGCGCCGGTGTGCTCCTCGCGGTCGGCCACGTGTTGCTCTACACGCCGTACACGCAACGTCTTCGCGCGTTGCTGGACGCCGGCACCATCGGAGATCTGGTCTCACTCGATCGGCTGGAGCCGGTGGGGTGGTGGCACTACGCGCATAGCTACGTGCGAGGAAACTGGCGCAAGGAAAGCACGTCGTCCTTCATGTTGTTGACCAAGGGCTGCCACGATCTCGACTGGATTCGGTACGTCATGGGCGAGCGTTGTGAATCGGTCGCGTCCTTCGGGTCGTTGCGGCACTTCCGGCCGGAGAACAAGCCCGCGGAGGCGGGCGACGCGCATGCGTGTGTAGAGTGCTCCTTCGAGCCCCGTTGCCCGTACTCAGCGCCGCGG
This DNA window, taken from Candidatus Binatia bacterium, encodes the following:
- a CDS encoding acyl-CoA synthetase; the encoded protein is MEFNLADLFEHAVDHFGDREYLLAGGKRRTYREMEERANRLAHHLAGQGIGKDDHVGIYAYNCVEWVEALWAVFKIRAVWININYRYVEDELRYLFDNADLKALVFAREFAPRVAGVRDSMPLLRHIVMLEDGSGVDASGLDPVDYETALAQGAPERDFGPRSGQDRYILYTGGTTGMPKGVVWQHEDVFMALGGGIDPMSGERATRPEQMVERGKAMGMSIAFLPIAPLMHGATQWAVIGQSFTGNKVVLMAKFEAPEVWRLVQEEKLNSIMITGDAMGRPLIEDLQAASSGRDVSSLFTLSSSAATFSPTVKDAFFEKFPNLMMIDAIGSSETGNTGMVTVQPGHTEMKGGPTVKKLGATVVLDEDGKVLPPGTGQIGKLARGGDIPLEYYKDPVKSAETFVTYDGVRYSIPGDYATIEADGSITLIGRGSVSINSGGEKIFPEEVEAAVKSHPDVFDCTVVGVPDERFGQRVCAVVQLREGRSPTLESVQEQCRTKIAGYKVPREMHAVDEVVRSPSGKPDYRWAKEAALQARGDSA
- a CDS encoding SOS response-associated peptidase, giving the protein MCGRFTLTSPAQVIAEIFGVDPPDGFEARYNICPSQAVVAIRQTTDEAQRAMAFLHWGLVPHWMKQPPKDARMINARSETAAEKPAFRDSFKSKRCLIPADGFFEWRKESDGKQPYLIRLKSEEPFAIAGLWAAWRSDDGPRLESCALLTTSPNELMEPIHDRMPVILPRDSWELWLDPTITDAAKLKPLLKPADADVMEAFPVSKHVNSPRNDDAKCLVHEAPLTLFDL
- a CDS encoding alpha/beta hydrolase, with the protein product MASNDLLAGVQRRTVETNGIRMAFMEQGTGPAVVLCHGFPELGYSWRHQMAAVADAGFRVIAPDLRGYGGTDRPEPVADYDIVHLNGDLVGLLDALEIDQAIFVGHDWGGNLVWEMPKMHRDRTAGVIGVNTPALARAPVEPTTIFKMMFGDNFYILHFQQPGIADAGLAKDVRRTFRKLMRSGVPLEQYASSTFREDGKMRNMVDAVEGDQEVGELIVSEEELGVYVDTFERTGFTGGINWYRNFDRNWELSAAWADNPIDVPSLMVTAELDPALRPELAEPMKEFVPDLETVQIGGSGHWTQQEKPDELNRLMVDWLRRRFG
- a CDS encoding HAMP domain-containing sensor histidine kinase, whose translation is MAIPDRAPASRSTVESAEGFCLAICHDLRGPLATAGAAMHELARRMDPHGTGTCDRYLEIARQSLSKADELLGALPGLVARRPTPRRAIALRNLIEAARTDVTLELELCGGAFRILGALPEVLGDPAQLRIALRNLVQNSIRHRRHGVAPDIAVRGWCLGDECTLTIADNGRGLPPSAEQRSCGLGIAIARHAIEASGGKLAFSSRSGPGTTAAVTLQAASAERFEGASRTDAEASRPSSD
- a CDS encoding PadR family transcriptional regulator; its protein translation is MALKYAVLEILTDGPLHGYAIRAVLSERIGSFWPMNQGQVYATLDRLDRDGLADSFCGATAGESRKFYEISNHGRAALEVWRTHPESERPNDGLGFDDWIAQLAVAHRFAEPNLVREAIGVQRRRCEALLRSIEQRTSEAARGNTAPRAAREILAAELDWLEIVLRELAPDTSPTAPAA
- the sixA gene encoding phosphohistidine phosphatase SixA → MPQRRIYLVRHGVAEDYSDSGRDFDRRLTTEGHDKMARVARGLAELEVSVDLLVSSPLIRAIETADGLAAEFSGARREVWDELACGVDEIAFTARLAEVDPGANVMLVGHEPDIGELLAYWLTGRMGGFYTRVRKGSVSCLQAGSLPPDGAATFEWMMTAKQLGAIAR
- the aat gene encoding leucyl/phenylalanyl-tRNA--protein transferase — protein: MSTELDDIVAVGGNLRPETLLSAYRRGVFPWPGDGLPLLWYCPRERAVLELPDLHVGRNLARARRKSGLEFTIDRAFGTVIRACAEIPRADQAGTWITDEMLAAYEEMHRLGFAHSVEAWRDGVLVGGLYGIDPGGAFCGESMFHTEPDASHLALLHLLDHVYSRGLDWIDIQVITPHMQRMGAQEVPRDYFLGRLEETLAKRLVLFDPPQVL
- a CDS encoding PQQ-dependent sugar dehydrogenase, with protein sequence MRFRILLGIGLCMGVATTVWAARPGEAEKPPPLEVRAAGLELPRGFRASVFAQGVGPARHLVVRDNGDVYVALREALDGGGVVGLRDTDGDGVADREVRFGDTGGTGVTIGEPYLYFSSDVEVSRVRLAPEKLGPAGAVETVVSDFPDQNGHRAKSIALDGDGRLYVNVGAPSNGCMEKRRTKGSPGQPDCPQLGRHAGVWQFPAGKVGMTQTADGRRFATGLRNSVALTWSPGAKAVVVVMHGRDQLRQFWPKLYTPEQSANLPAEELHVLADGSNAGWPFTYWDPQRGARMVAPEYGGDGEKRAPAETYSAPAVALPAHWGPNAITFYGGDRFPERYRGGAFIAFHGSWNRTPLPQAGYNVVFVPFDGAKPSGGWEVFAQGFAENADVKHPPDAAYRPTGIAQAADGSLYIADSRSGRIWRITYEGS
- a CDS encoding Gfo/Idh/MocA family oxidoreductase — its product is MKPVRILVVGAGDRGSLYARWAIGNPERAQVVGIAEPVEARRRKLAAELGVPEENQFADWREAVARERFADAAIVATLDDQHEEPAIALAEQGYHLLLEKPMAPTEAECERIVDAVKRAGVLLAVGHVLLYTPYTQRLRALLDAGTIGDLVSLDRLEPVGWWHYAHSYVRGNWRKESTSSFMLLTKGCHDLDWIRYVMGERCESVASFGSLRHFRPENKPAEAGDAHACVECSFEPRCPYSAPRLYLTMVQLGWQGWPVSVITDDPTEETVQAALRDGRYGRCVYESDNDVVDNQVVILQFAGGKTASFTMTAFTEYGFDRKTRLFGTRGSIEGDGATLKVTDFVTGQTEEVEPSSVDVTEVGGHGGGDLALMDAFVSAVAQGSGAPLLSGPDETLESHRMVFAAERARREHRVVDLSR